The Flammeovirga kamogawensis genome includes a region encoding these proteins:
- a CDS encoding arylsulfatase, translated as MKNILILFFLFFTLKIAASDSVKVDRTVLPIKDPYRKHITVQNARNVKAPKQFKVTAPKGAPNVVIIMLDDAGFGTASPFGGIADTPHMDNFAKEALLYNQFHTTSLCSPTRQALKTGRNHHTCNQAAITEMATSFPGYTGQLPTAVNSIATILNYNGYSTGAFGKWHETAVWETSISGPFDRWPNRQGFDEFYGFIGGETNQWRPSVFHNLNRVETPNNPEYHFMKDMTDRAVSWVNFQQAMTPDKPYFMYFTPGAVHAPHHVPESYIVKQKGKFDEGWDVIRDKIFEKQKQLGIIPQDAVLPPKPKDIKDWNSLSDQEKKLFARQAEVFAAFLEMTDYEIGRLLSKLPNPDNTLIFYITGDNGTSAEGGMDGLFNEYTYFNGANKFNTVDFMMKYYDKWGSPETYPHMAAGWAVAFDAPFKWTKQIASDYGGTRNGLMVKWPKGIKTKKEVRPQWHHIIDIAPTILEACNLPEPQLVHGIPQIPMAGVSMLYSFDNKDIASRRTLQYFEMMGNRGLYYDGWFAGTVHSIAWKQVPEAPIEEDKWFLYHVEEDFTMANDVADKYPERLKIMQDLFKNEAVKYNVYPLDDRKIERLNSKLAGRPDLMEGRKELTLLGGMTGLYGNNFLNIKNTSWEIEAEIEGKAKVTQGVILQQAGRFGGWSFYAHKGKLAYTYNFLGIQEFTTISKSSLPKGKATVKMEFNYDGKGRGKGGLATIYVNNKKVGSVKVPYTQAIAFSGDETVNVGLDLETMVSQNYTPESSKFNGEILYVTTKLK; from the coding sequence ATGAAAAATATTCTTATTCTTTTCTTTCTATTTTTCACTCTAAAAATAGCTGCTTCGGATAGTGTAAAAGTAGACAGAACAGTTCTACCAATAAAAGATCCCTACAGAAAACACATTACAGTACAGAATGCAAGAAATGTAAAAGCGCCAAAACAATTTAAAGTAACTGCTCCAAAAGGGGCTCCGAATGTTGTGATAATTATGTTAGACGATGCTGGCTTTGGAACAGCAAGTCCTTTTGGAGGAATAGCCGATACACCACATATGGATAACTTTGCAAAAGAAGCTCTTTTATATAATCAATTCCATACTACTTCTCTTTGCTCGCCAACAAGACAAGCGTTAAAAACCGGAAGAAATCATCACACATGTAATCAAGCAGCTATAACAGAAATGGCGACTTCTTTTCCTGGCTACACAGGTCAATTGCCAACTGCAGTCAATTCTATTGCAACAATCTTAAATTATAACGGGTATAGTACTGGTGCATTTGGTAAGTGGCACGAAACAGCTGTCTGGGAAACATCCATTTCTGGACCTTTTGATAGGTGGCCAAACCGTCAAGGATTCGATGAATTTTATGGCTTTATTGGTGGAGAAACCAATCAATGGAGACCAAGTGTTTTTCATAACTTAAATAGGGTAGAAACTCCAAATAATCCTGAATATCACTTTATGAAAGACATGACGGATAGAGCTGTTTCTTGGGTGAATTTTCAACAGGCTATGACACCTGATAAACCATATTTTATGTATTTTACACCAGGGGCAGTTCATGCTCCTCATCATGTTCCAGAAAGTTATATTGTCAAACAAAAAGGTAAGTTTGATGAAGGTTGGGATGTTATCAGAGATAAAATTTTTGAAAAACAAAAGCAATTAGGCATCATTCCACAAGATGCTGTTTTACCTCCAAAACCAAAAGATATTAAAGATTGGAACAGTTTATCTGACCAAGAAAAAAAGCTTTTTGCCCGTCAAGCAGAAGTATTTGCTGCATTTTTAGAAATGACTGATTATGAGATTGGTAGACTATTGAGTAAACTTCCTAACCCAGATAATACTCTAATTTTTTATATTACTGGCGACAATGGAACAAGTGCCGAAGGTGGAATGGATGGCTTATTTAATGAATACACTTATTTTAACGGAGCCAATAAATTTAATACAGTAGACTTTATGATGAAATACTATGATAAGTGGGGTAGCCCAGAAACTTATCCTCATATGGCTGCTGGGTGGGCTGTTGCTTTTGACGCTCCATTTAAATGGACTAAGCAAATTGCTTCTGATTATGGTGGAACAAGAAATGGACTTATGGTAAAATGGCCTAAAGGTATAAAAACTAAAAAAGAAGTTCGACCACAATGGCATCATATTATTGATATTGCCCCAACAATTTTAGAAGCCTGTAATTTACCTGAGCCGCAGTTAGTACATGGTATCCCTCAAATTCCTATGGCAGGAGTAAGCATGTTATATAGTTTCGATAATAAAGATATAGCAAGCAGAAGAACACTACAATATTTTGAAATGATGGGAAATAGAGGGTTATATTATGATGGATGGTTTGCCGGAACTGTACATTCCATTGCTTGGAAACAAGTTCCTGAAGCACCCATAGAGGAAGATAAATGGTTTCTATATCATGTAGAAGAAGACTTTACAATGGCTAATGATGTTGCTGATAAGTACCCAGAAAGGTTGAAAATAATGCAAGATTTATTTAAAAATGAAGCTGTTAAATACAATGTATATCCATTAGATGATAGAAAAATTGAACGCTTAAATTCTAAATTAGCAGGCAGACCTGACTTAATGGAAGGTAGAAAAGAATTAACACTCTTAGGAGGTATGACTGGATTATATGGTAATAATTTCTTGAATATTAAAAACACTTCTTGGGAAATTGAAGCTGAAATAGAGGGAAAAGCTAAGGTAACACAAGGCGTAATCTTACAACAAGCTGGTAGATTTGGTGGGTGGTCTTTTTATGCTCACAAAGGTAAATTAGCTTACACCTATAACTTTTTAGGTATTCAGGAATTTACTACAATTTCAAAAAGTTCTCTTCCTAAAGGTAAAGCTACTGTAAAAATGGAATTTAATTATGATGGAAAGGGGAGAGGTAAAGGTGGACTTGCAACGATTTATGTAAATAATAAAAAAGTAGGAAGTGTTAAAGTGCCGTATACCCAAGCCATCGCATTTTCTGGTGACGAAACGGTGAATGTAGGGCTTGATTTAGAAACTATGGTAAGTCAAAATTATACACCAGAAAGCAGTAAGTTTAATGGTGAAATTTTATATGTAACTACGAAATTAAAATAA
- the ahpC gene encoding alkyl hydroperoxide reductase subunit C has protein sequence MSQIGKQVVDFKVQSFANNAFETVSKADVLGKWSIFFFYPADFTFVCPTELEDLANLYEDFKATGTEIYSVSTDTHFVHKAWHDTSETIKKINYPMLADPTGVLSRGFDVMIEEDGMAERGTFIVNPEGEIVSYEVVAGNVGRNAEELLRKLKALQFVAANPAEVCPAKWKEGNETLKPSIDLVGLI, from the coding sequence ATGTCACAAATAGGAAAACAAGTAGTAGATTTTAAAGTACAATCATTTGCAAACAATGCATTCGAAACTGTTTCTAAAGCAGACGTTTTAGGAAAATGGTCTATCTTCTTCTTTTACCCAGCTGACTTCACTTTTGTTTGTCCAACAGAATTAGAAGACTTAGCTAACCTTTACGAAGATTTTAAAGCAACTGGAACAGAAATTTATTCGGTTTCTACAGATACTCACTTTGTTCATAAAGCGTGGCATGACACTTCTGAAACAATCAAAAAAATCAATTACCCAATGTTAGCAGACCCAACAGGTGTGTTATCAAGAGGTTTTGATGTAATGATTGAAGAAGACGGTATGGCTGAAAGAGGTACATTTATTGTAAATCCTGAAGGTGAAATCGTATCTTACGAAGTTGTAGCTGGTAACGTTGGTAGAAATGCTGAAGAGTTACTAAGAAAATTAAAAGCTTTACAATTTGTTGCTGCTAACCCTGCAGAGGTATGCCCAGCAAAATGGAAAGAAGGAAACGAAACATTGAAGCCTAGCATTGATTTAGTAGGCTTAATCTAG
- a CDS encoding GNAT family N-acetyltransferase, with translation MRFIYITTKDKFYQAAVDLRIATFFKEFDKPEILINDVYENDSFHIVCLDKHDVVIGTGRLNIEEDKGIISQMAVSKEYQNHGIGRKIIEMMIEKCQKSNTQTIVLNAREDAIEFYQKFGFHKFGEPFASKKTGVLHRVMKKVVY, from the coding sequence ATGCGATTTATATACATAACCACAAAAGATAAGTTCTATCAAGCAGCAGTAGATTTAAGAATTGCTACTTTCTTTAAAGAATTTGATAAACCTGAAATTCTAATTAATGATGTTTATGAGAATGATAGTTTCCATATTGTGTGCTTAGATAAACATGATGTAGTTATTGGTACTGGTAGGCTTAATATTGAAGAAGACAAGGGAATTATTTCTCAAATGGCTGTTTCAAAAGAGTATCAAAATCATGGTATAGGAAGAAAAATTATTGAAATGATGATTGAGAAATGCCAAAAAAGTAATACTCAAACAATTGTACTTAACGCTAGGGAGGATGCTATAGAGTTTTATCAAAAATTTGGGTTTCATAAATTTGGTGAACCTTTTGCCTCAAAAAAAACAGGAGTACTACACAGAGTAATGAAAAAGGTGGTTTATTAA
- a CDS encoding TetR/AcrR family transcriptional regulator: MSNDKKNLIINAALEQFVSNGFSAPTGKIAVLAGVSNGTLFNNFKTKDDLVLGVYQSIRTEITTLIINAEDKNKSIKENVKQQFTVGIYWAIEHPNKYKYLRQFYYSPFNKMISKEEFSQDLTPHFSLIKEAIGENSLSQYPPDLIYTLIGSNLFGVCRFIESHDLTATEITDIIDKTFDLLWKMVE, translated from the coding sequence ATGAGTAACGATAAGAAAAACCTTATAATTAATGCTGCATTAGAACAGTTTGTATCAAATGGCTTTAGTGCACCTACAGGAAAAATTGCAGTATTAGCAGGTGTATCAAATGGTACATTATTTAATAATTTTAAAACAAAAGATGATTTAGTTTTAGGAGTATATCAATCTATCAGAACAGAAATTACCACCTTAATTATTAATGCTGAAGACAAGAATAAATCAATTAAGGAAAATGTAAAACAGCAATTTACAGTAGGAATATATTGGGCAATAGAACACCCAAATAAGTATAAATATCTTAGACAGTTTTACTATTCTCCTTTTAACAAAATGATAAGTAAAGAAGAGTTTTCTCAGGATCTAACTCCACATTTTTCTTTAATAAAAGAAGCAATTGGAGAGAATTCATTAAGCCAGTACCCTCCTGACCTGATTTATACATTAATTGGAAGTAACCTTTTTGGTGTTTGTAGGTTTATAGAATCGCATGATTTAACAGCTACAGAAATTACTGATATTATTGATAAGACCTTTGATTTACTTTGGAAAATGGTGGAATGA